One part of the Sphingobacterium sp. LZ7M1 genome encodes these proteins:
- a CDS encoding DUF4252 domain-containing protein, producing the protein MKRYIGIICAAIIFFSMQSCMIKRGANMDFAKGTKLSADAEIVSINVPGILMKTFIRGKIRELREDDPALALALKKIKKIKLMAVSGGGRNSNLYDKFNSYLVKNDFEELMSIYSDGSKISINTKTKGDRIKSVMLGITDDEDQVFVDLKSDIDLNELNQLIEHYESTQQDKKEKEEDPSEQS; encoded by the coding sequence ATGAAACGCTACATTGGAATTATTTGTGCCGCTATTATTTTCTTCAGCATGCAGAGCTGCATGATCAAAAGGGGTGCTAACATGGATTTCGCAAAAGGTACTAAACTCTCAGCTGATGCTGAAATTGTATCAATCAATGTTCCAGGGATCCTGATGAAAACATTTATCCGTGGAAAGATCAGGGAATTGCGTGAAGATGATCCTGCACTAGCCCTGGCATTGAAAAAGATCAAGAAAATTAAATTGATGGCAGTTTCAGGCGGTGGAAGGAATTCCAACCTTTACGATAAATTCAACAGTTATCTGGTGAAAAATGATTTCGAGGAGCTGATGAGTATCTATAGTGACGGCTCAAAAATCTCCATCAACACAAAAACAAAAGGGGATAGGATAAAAAGTGTAATGCTTGGCATCACTGACGATGAGGATCAAGTGTTTGTAGATCTGAAGTCTGATATCGATCTCAATGAACTCAATCAATTGATTGAGCATTATGAAAGTACACAGCAAGATAAAAAGGAAAAGGAAGAAGATCCTTCAGAACAATCTTGA
- a CDS encoding DUF4252 domain-containing protein, with amino-acid sequence MKTFMLIISLFVASMAQAQISKLDQIFEQYKEQKGVTSIKIGKPMFKMLNKMKINDADVETIKPLLSKINSIKMLVFENAGSAIQKEVSSAIGNLKYEELLVINSDGDKIRFLAENVEGDFLNNLLLSINSDEETVFMILDGSLKYDDINALVNNNDN; translated from the coding sequence ATGAAAACGTTCATGTTAATAATCAGCCTATTTGTGGCAAGCATGGCACAGGCTCAGATCTCTAAGCTAGATCAAATTTTTGAGCAATATAAGGAACAAAAAGGGGTTACTTCGATCAAGATTGGAAAACCTATGTTCAAGATGTTGAACAAAATGAAAATCAATGATGCCGATGTGGAAACCATCAAACCCTTATTGAGCAAGATCAATTCCATCAAGATGTTGGTTTTTGAAAACGCAGGTTCTGCCATCCAAAAGGAAGTTAGTTCTGCCATTGGAAACCTTAAATATGAAGAATTATTGGTGATCAATTCTGATGGAGACAAAATCCGGTTCTTGGCTGAAAATGTTGAAGGTGATTTCCTGAACAACCTTTTGCTAAGTATCAACTCCGACGAAGAAACAGTTTTTATGATCCTTGACGGTTCCTTAAAATACGATGATATCAATGCCCTTGTAAACAATAACGATAACTAA
- a CDS encoding RNA polymerase sigma factor, with protein sequence MMNQETFKNTVFVLKDKLYRFANRFLEHQEDAYDLVQEVMLKLWEQRGQLTQLKSIEAFAMQMVRNMAYNKIDKLGRHAKYLNQLPADVQKEKYPAMTKELILKMIDELPEKQRLVMYLRDIEEYEIVDIAEMAGLEENAVRVNLSRARNSIRINLTKVFEYEKRRIG encoded by the coding sequence ATGATGAACCAAGAGACCTTTAAAAATACGGTATTTGTCCTGAAGGATAAGCTTTACCGGTTTGCAAATAGGTTTCTGGAACATCAGGAAGACGCTTATGATCTGGTACAAGAGGTGATGCTGAAACTGTGGGAGCAGAGGGGTCAATTGACACAGTTGAAAAGTATTGAAGCTTTTGCCATGCAAATGGTCAGGAATATGGCTTACAACAAAATTGATAAACTGGGAAGGCATGCGAAATATCTAAATCAATTGCCCGCAGATGTTCAAAAAGAAAAGTATCCAGCGATGACCAAAGAGCTAATCTTGAAAATGATCGATGAATTGCCGGAAAAGCAAAGATTGGTGATGTACTTAAGGGATATTGAAGAGTATGAAATCGTAGACATCGCCGAGATGGCAGGACTTGAAGAAAATGCAGTCAGGGTGAATTTATCAAGAGCTAGAAACAGCATAAGAATAAACTTAACTAAGGTTTTTGAATATGAAAAGAGAAGAATTGGATAA
- a CDS encoding DinB family protein — MSIKEGFLVELERETNNTRRILDRLKDEDLSFKPHEKSMSLGNLAGHIVELHNWVSDALTKNDFNLATDYKPFHPSSVEELKKSLDEGYKRNEKTLDEFPEEDWFSKWTMRVDTYVVGEMPKLGALRFVINNHLIHHRGQLSVYLRLLDIPVPGLYGPSADEKK; from the coding sequence ATGAGCATTAAAGAAGGATTTTTGGTAGAATTGGAGCGCGAAACCAATAACACAAGAAGGATCTTAGATCGATTGAAAGATGAGGACTTGTCTTTTAAACCTCATGAAAAATCCATGTCATTAGGCAATTTAGCAGGGCATATTGTTGAGCTCCATAACTGGGTTTCTGATGCTTTGACGAAGAACGATTTTAACCTAGCAACAGACTATAAACCATTCCACCCGAGCAGTGTGGAGGAACTTAAAAAATCATTGGATGAAGGCTATAAAAGGAATGAAAAAACTTTAGATGAATTTCCTGAGGAGGATTGGTTCAGCAAATGGACGATGAGGGTGGATACCTATGTGGTAGGCGAAATGCCAAAACTAGGCGCTCTTCGCTTTGTCATCAATAATCATTTGATCCATCATAGAGGTCAGTTAAGTGTTTACCTAAGGTTGTTAGATATTCCTGTACCAGGTTTGTATGGACCTTCGGCAGATGAAAAGAAATAG
- a CDS encoding CocE/NonD family hydrolase, protein MKKLLILCILFLLLGIQSKGQDANADYVKTHYDKTEQYITMRDGTRLFTSIYSPKDKSKKYPIMLNRTPYTVAPYGEGKFKASLGNFPEMMKNGYIFVYQDVRGKWMSEGTFEDIRPTKTKENKHTIDESTDTYDTIDWLVKNLKGNNGKVGIYGISYPGFYSTVSLVGSHPALKAVSPQAPVTDWFIGDDFHHGGALFLADAFRFMYSFDAPRPKPITNENGPKGFQLPSKDLYKFFLDNPTLSGLKNEYLSHTVKFWDNLAKHSTLDTFWVARTITNHLNDVKPAVMVVGGLYDAEDTYGAFETYKQIEKRNKKNNSILVMGPWFHGGWVRGEGDHFGDIRFGQKTSLDYQKKFEAPFFEYYLKGEGSFNPAEANIFFTGANEWKNFDQWPPKDAHTSELFLNANGKISKAADDQAESFVEYVSDPNKPVPFQEGLIENRTREYMIADQRFVANRPDVIVFETETLTSAITMAGPVVADLNVSMTGTDADFIVKIIDVYPDTTTATSAVNEKVVMPNYQMLVRGEILRGKFRNSFSNPEAFKPNEITPVRVVLPDVAHTFKPGHKIMVQIQHTWFPLADRNPNQFMDIYKAKAEDYIKNTHKLYFDKNHPSKIKFETLGDFKL, encoded by the coding sequence ATGAAGAAATTATTAATTCTTTGTATCCTTTTCCTCCTATTGGGTATACAAAGCAAAGGTCAGGATGCCAATGCCGATTATGTAAAAACGCATTATGACAAAACCGAACAGTACATCACCATGAGAGATGGTACACGGCTGTTCACCTCAATCTACAGCCCTAAAGACAAGTCGAAGAAATACCCTATCATGCTGAACCGAACTCCTTATACCGTTGCCCCCTATGGCGAAGGGAAATTCAAGGCCAGTTTAGGGAATTTTCCAGAGATGATGAAGAATGGCTATATCTTCGTCTATCAAGATGTACGTGGTAAATGGATGAGTGAAGGTACTTTTGAAGACATTCGCCCAACTAAAACCAAAGAAAACAAACATACAATTGATGAAAGTACGGATACTTATGACACCATAGATTGGTTGGTCAAGAATTTAAAAGGCAACAATGGTAAAGTTGGGATATATGGTATCTCCTACCCTGGCTTTTATTCTACGGTTAGTTTGGTCGGCAGTCACCCTGCCTTAAAGGCGGTTTCTCCACAAGCTCCAGTTACAGACTGGTTCATCGGCGACGATTTTCATCATGGAGGAGCCCTGTTCTTGGCTGATGCATTCCGATTCATGTATTCCTTTGATGCCCCAAGACCAAAACCTATTACCAATGAAAATGGACCAAAAGGATTCCAATTACCATCAAAGGACCTTTACAAATTCTTCTTGGACAACCCAACCCTATCTGGATTAAAGAATGAATATTTAAGCCATACCGTTAAGTTCTGGGACAATTTGGCTAAGCACAGCACCCTAGACACATTCTGGGTAGCAAGAACTATCACCAATCACCTAAACGACGTTAAACCTGCTGTAATGGTGGTTGGCGGGCTTTACGATGCAGAGGATACCTATGGCGCCTTTGAAACCTATAAGCAAATCGAAAAACGCAACAAAAAGAACAATTCCATTTTGGTCATGGGACCTTGGTTCCATGGCGGATGGGTTCGTGGAGAAGGTGATCATTTTGGTGACATCCGCTTTGGACAAAAAACAAGCTTGGACTACCAAAAGAAATTTGAAGCACCTTTCTTCGAATACTATCTAAAAGGTGAAGGTTCCTTCAATCCTGCTGAAGCCAATATCTTTTTCACAGGAGCCAATGAATGGAAAAATTTTGACCAATGGCCACCAAAGGATGCTCATACAAGTGAACTTTTCCTGAATGCAAACGGAAAGATTTCAAAGGCAGCAGACGATCAAGCTGAATCCTTCGTGGAATATGTGAGTGATCCAAACAAACCTGTTCCTTTTCAAGAAGGTCTGATTGAAAACAGAACCAGGGAATATATGATCGCAGATCAACGTTTCGTGGCAAATCGCCCAGATGTAATTGTATTTGAGACTGAAACATTAACATCAGCTATCACCATGGCAGGTCCGGTTGTTGCAGACCTCAATGTATCCATGACGGGTACCGATGCAGACTTTATCGTTAAGATCATCGATGTATATCCAGACACTACTACTGCAACATCTGCAGTGAACGAAAAGGTCGTAATGCCTAATTACCAAATGTTGGTAAGAGGAGAAATTTTACGCGGCAAGTTCCGTAATAGCTTCAGTAATCCAGAGGCATTCAAACCTAATGAAATCACGCCTGTGCGTGTTGTGCTTCCAGATGTAGCCCACACTTTCAAACCGGGCCACAAAATCATGGTGCAGATCCAACATACCTGGTTCCCATTAGCGGACAGAAATCCCAACCAATTTATGGATATCTACAAGGCTAAGGCTGAAGATTATATCAAGAACACCCATAAGTTATACTTTGACAAAAACCATCCAAGTAAAATCAAATTTGAAACTCTTGGAGATTTCAAGTTGTAA
- a CDS encoding TraB/GumN family protein gives MKKLILTAMAFMMTIALFAQNKETFLWKISGNGLKKDSYVLGTIHMACGPDFKMEDKIKEAVKTTDRIALELNASNPETVKSLQAHIGPVPGFFDGLAPEKKQLIDSVLTAKNLSPAMLDQVGPAVLISLLSMQAFDCQDPRDIKSMELELLKLEGAAGKPVDELETAEFQINLMNEFFKAEDLYTYLRDLDKMKEQTKQLVSKYFNNEVGQVEELLFKTSSMSPEKEEMMLTKRNQEWINKMPEMMNNNSTFFAVGAGHLLGKNGVIQLLKDKGYKVTPVL, from the coding sequence ATGAAAAAACTCATTCTTACTGCAATGGCATTTATGATGACTATTGCCTTATTTGCCCAGAACAAAGAGACATTCCTTTGGAAAATTTCCGGAAACGGGTTAAAAAAGGATTCGTATGTCCTTGGAACCATTCACATGGCATGTGGTCCTGATTTCAAAATGGAAGACAAAATAAAAGAAGCCGTAAAAACAACTGACCGTATTGCCCTAGAACTAAATGCTAGCAATCCAGAAACTGTAAAATCATTACAGGCCCATATCGGACCAGTACCAGGTTTCTTTGACGGCTTGGCTCCAGAAAAGAAACAACTGATCGATAGCGTACTAACCGCCAAGAACCTATCTCCAGCGATGTTGGATCAGGTAGGCCCAGCGGTCCTTATTTCACTTTTATCCATGCAGGCGTTCGATTGTCAAGATCCTAGGGATATAAAATCCATGGAATTGGAATTGTTGAAATTGGAAGGAGCTGCTGGCAAACCAGTTGACGAATTGGAAACAGCAGAATTTCAGATCAATCTCATGAACGAATTCTTCAAGGCGGAAGACCTTTATACCTATTTGAGGGATTTAGATAAAATGAAGGAACAAACAAAACAATTGGTTTCAAAATACTTCAATAATGAAGTTGGGCAAGTGGAAGAGTTGTTATTTAAGACATCTTCAATGAGCCCTGAAAAAGAGGAAATGATGTTGACCAAAAGAAACCAAGAATGGATAAACAAAATGCCTGAAATGATGAACAACAACTCAACTTTCTTTGCAGTTGGTGCAGGTCATTTATTAGGCAAAAATGGTGTCATTCAATTATTGAAAGACAAAGGATATAAAGTGACCCCTGTTCTTTAA
- the putP gene encoding sodium/proline symporter PutP — MNTYELISIGLYMLLMVLIGLYSWKKSTSNSEEFLIGGRKMGAAVTALSAGAADMSGWLLMGLPGAMYAAGLSSSWIAIGLTTGAFLNYVLVAPRLRVYTEVAKNSITIPVFFENRFHDKTQLLKIASSVFILVFFTLYTSAGMVSGGRLFESAFNMDYYTGLYVTTFVVVLYTFLGGFLAVSLTDFVQGTIMVTALVILPIVMVTQIGGLGETFNIIDTKNSDYLDLFKGTTAISIVSLLAWGLGYFGQPHILVRFMAIDNVKDIAKARNIGITWMIFTVGGAMLVGLFGIAYLAKFDTATMTKFDGSKEMAETIFIYTSRVLFHPLIGGFLLSAILAAVMSTISSQLLVTSSSMTEDIYRTFFNKQASAKTMLQVSRLSVLIVAVIALLLSLNPKDSILNLVGNAWAGFGAAFGPIVLLSLLWKRTTAMAGLLGMLVGGAVVLLWVYVPHNYKEVYEMIPGFILSFLTIVIVSLLSKPVSQEIQDEFDEVKRIVKS; from the coding sequence ATGAATACATACGAATTAATTTCCATTGGCCTTTATATGCTATTAATGGTTCTGATAGGGCTTTATTCCTGGAAGAAATCAACGAGTAACTCAGAAGAGTTTTTAATTGGAGGTCGTAAAATGGGCGCTGCAGTAACAGCATTGTCAGCTGGTGCTGCGGATATGAGTGGTTGGTTATTGATGGGATTGCCCGGCGCCATGTATGCCGCTGGATTATCCAGTTCTTGGATAGCCATTGGATTGACAACGGGAGCATTTCTAAATTATGTTTTAGTAGCGCCAAGGTTGAGGGTTTACACGGAGGTTGCCAAGAATTCCATTACCATCCCTGTCTTCTTTGAAAACAGGTTTCATGATAAGACCCAATTGCTAAAAATCGCATCTTCTGTATTTATTCTAGTGTTCTTTACACTTTATACCTCTGCAGGTATGGTTTCAGGAGGACGTTTATTTGAATCGGCCTTTAATATGGATTATTATACTGGTTTGTATGTAACGACCTTTGTCGTGGTTCTATATACCTTCTTGGGCGGTTTCTTAGCTGTGAGCTTAACAGATTTCGTGCAAGGTACCATTATGGTTACGGCTCTTGTGATATTGCCTATCGTGATGGTTACCCAGATCGGTGGATTGGGTGAAACCTTTAATATTATCGATACTAAAAATTCAGATTACCTTGATTTGTTTAAAGGGACAACCGCTATTTCCATAGTTTCCTTACTTGCTTGGGGCTTAGGCTATTTTGGTCAACCGCATATCTTGGTTCGTTTTATGGCTATTGATAACGTTAAGGACATTGCAAAAGCAAGAAATATCGGGATTACCTGGATGATCTTTACCGTGGGAGGAGCTATGTTGGTAGGTCTATTTGGTATTGCTTATTTAGCCAAATTTGATACGGCTACCATGACTAAATTTGATGGTTCAAAAGAGATGGCTGAAACCATCTTTATCTATACCTCCAGGGTGTTGTTCCATCCATTGATCGGTGGATTCTTACTGTCTGCTATCTTGGCTGCAGTTATGAGTACCATTTCTTCTCAATTATTGGTGACTTCAAGTTCCATGACGGAAGATATCTATAGGACCTTCTTCAATAAGCAAGCATCCGCAAAGACCATGTTGCAAGTCAGCAGGCTGTCTGTTTTGATCGTTGCAGTAATTGCTCTTTTATTATCCCTAAATCCGAAAGATAGTATTTTGAATTTGGTTGGAAATGCATGGGCAGGATTCGGAGCAGCTTTTGGACCGATAGTATTATTATCCCTGTTGTGGAAAAGGACCACAGCTATGGCAGGATTGCTTGGAATGTTAGTTGGAGGTGCCGTAGTTTTATTGTGGGTATATGTTCCGCACAACTATAAGGAGGTTTATGAAATGATCCCTGGCTTTATTTTGAGCTTTTTGACCATTGTCATTGTTTCCTTATTATCAAAACCTGTGAGTCAGGAAATTCAGGATGAGTTCGATGAAGTAAAACGCATCGTCAAATCATAG
- a CDS encoding tetratricopeptide repeat protein, with product MLLKRLILILFVSVNSVHAQDYINDTKAVRTFLDQEKARYIKELHSSSKTKYATLNQLLDLGEWNLVNQELIVGKNINAQEAAVLKFKYHWLNNDFKSAEKDLLKLSKKDQADLKVQRAFAILKIEAWELETAEHMSKALLQKHPNDIETNLVLGRALMLQKKYPEALALANSLIEKMPNLAAGYFLKADVFFWDQKPKDAEEVLVKGLKLNPLNADARFYYGYAIWRRIDATQLGDMVAQWEIALALNPLHFQSHWHLGNGHTNLTYADYVDENENTIRQELETADELFTANKIEAALEKVDQIVKAHPNSVLPEMHKASLLYGDFDATDREQRLAKAEQIFLNILKEKHHYGPAHNGLAAVIKSKRIPYLNTYPSISAAIKNPKISNMDDFLEVFPDLAYYPGHVAKGMAWNQLYTSTVYFPFLVKQHRVFVVPPLHIDLALAMKAPYFRFNSTFDNRQWMDIRGVGSGAAAIEYVERGAFQERNVILHEYVHLFHGQVLTDKQNRKIRELYYNAMENGLTLDYYSQNNESEYLAQTYPAYFEKVKVHPLDFKSMNTLNDLKTKDPKMYAFLDDMISKEKAYLAGDKQAMASNWSEVYVNLARNSAKNDLKEAYAYLDTALQYDQQYLPAFVDYADYLLSEGKYDEASNRLKAAKAIDANYAPIYSVEGNILMATQTNNLAAQAALLKKAYDIEVDYMEKAKNSGILRNFYFQRGMLKQAMDVADEYVKNGSEISTYLRDRKDDSKTFKAWQKSLLGYEEEIAVLSHLAAQKPQNYLIRTQHIEALTANGKYDEALKNLQQIYRTLQASQVNRPEFELLFAEVYAKQGKTKELNEFLDKLMVRGGDPIRLEPLYNQRLVRLLADNNRLEDAKVFHQKLKANTTLFYKSSDLVSRALINLKENKSDEALSLLDEALGIYPYEVDGIKLLKELGKSNAKADNILTNRLKGMEIPAIL from the coding sequence ATGCTATTAAAACGGTTAATTCTTATTCTATTTGTCAGTGTAAATTCTGTACATGCCCAAGACTACATCAATGACACGAAAGCGGTCAGGACCTTCCTTGACCAAGAGAAAGCAAGGTACATTAAGGAACTCCATTCAAGTTCTAAAACTAAATATGCTACCTTAAATCAGCTCTTGGATCTCGGAGAATGGAACTTGGTGAATCAAGAATTAATAGTTGGAAAAAATATCAATGCGCAAGAAGCAGCTGTTTTAAAATTTAAATACCATTGGCTTAACAATGATTTCAAGTCTGCAGAAAAGGATCTTTTAAAATTAAGTAAAAAGGATCAGGCGGACCTGAAAGTACAACGTGCCTTTGCCATTCTAAAAATTGAAGCTTGGGAACTGGAAACTGCTGAGCATATGAGTAAAGCGCTATTGCAAAAGCATCCTAATGACATCGAAACAAACCTGGTTTTGGGTAGAGCTTTGATGCTGCAGAAAAAGTACCCTGAAGCTTTAGCGTTAGCCAATAGCCTTATTGAAAAAATGCCTAACCTTGCGGCTGGGTATTTTTTGAAAGCTGATGTTTTCTTCTGGGATCAAAAACCAAAGGATGCGGAAGAGGTTTTGGTAAAAGGCCTCAAGTTAAACCCGCTGAACGCTGATGCCAGATTTTATTATGGATATGCTATTTGGAGGAGAATTGATGCCACTCAATTAGGAGATATGGTTGCCCAATGGGAAATTGCATTAGCGCTCAATCCATTGCATTTTCAGTCGCATTGGCATCTGGGAAATGGTCATACCAATTTGACCTATGCCGATTATGTAGATGAAAATGAAAATACAATCAGACAAGAGCTGGAAACTGCTGATGAATTGTTTACTGCTAATAAAATTGAGGCGGCACTTGAAAAGGTGGATCAAATAGTAAAAGCGCATCCAAATTCTGTATTACCGGAGATGCATAAAGCATCCCTGCTGTATGGTGATTTTGATGCTACTGATCGAGAACAGAGGTTAGCTAAAGCGGAGCAGATTTTCTTAAATATCTTAAAAGAAAAGCATCATTATGGACCGGCGCACAATGGTTTGGCAGCAGTAATCAAATCAAAGAGAATTCCTTACCTAAATACTTATCCAAGTATAAGTGCGGCAATAAAGAATCCTAAGATTAGCAACATGGACGATTTCCTGGAAGTATTTCCTGATCTCGCCTATTACCCTGGTCATGTTGCGAAAGGTATGGCTTGGAATCAATTATATACCTCTACGGTATATTTTCCTTTTCTGGTAAAACAGCATCGTGTATTTGTTGTACCGCCCTTGCACATCGACTTGGCCTTAGCTATGAAAGCCCCTTATTTCAGGTTTAATTCAACCTTTGACAACCGTCAGTGGATGGATATCCGTGGGGTAGGTTCTGGAGCAGCAGCCATTGAATACGTGGAACGTGGTGCCTTTCAGGAAAGAAACGTAATCCTACATGAATATGTACATCTTTTCCATGGACAGGTATTGACAGATAAACAGAACAGAAAGATCCGTGAGCTTTATTATAATGCCATGGAAAATGGCCTTACCCTTGATTATTATTCGCAGAACAATGAATCTGAATATTTAGCTCAGACCTATCCAGCCTATTTTGAAAAGGTTAAAGTTCATCCCTTGGATTTTAAATCGATGAATACCTTGAACGACCTGAAAACCAAGGATCCCAAGATGTATGCTTTTTTGGATGATATGATCAGCAAGGAAAAAGCATATTTGGCAGGTGATAAACAGGCCATGGCATCAAATTGGTCAGAAGTTTATGTGAATCTGGCAAGAAATTCTGCGAAGAATGACTTGAAGGAGGCTTATGCTTACTTGGATACGGCTTTACAATATGATCAGCAATATTTACCCGCTTTTGTTGATTATGCAGATTATTTGTTGTCGGAAGGTAAATATGATGAAGCTTCAAATCGATTGAAAGCGGCAAAGGCGATCGATGCCAATTATGCTCCTATTTATTCGGTAGAGGGAAATATCCTTATGGCCACTCAAACTAATAACTTAGCTGCCCAGGCAGCCTTGCTCAAAAAGGCCTATGATATCGAGGTTGATTATATGGAGAAAGCTAAAAACTCCGGAATCTTGAGGAATTTCTATTTCCAACGCGGAATGTTGAAGCAAGCCATGGATGTAGCGGATGAATATGTGAAAAATGGTTCGGAAATATCCACCTATTTAAGAGATAGAAAAGATGATTCCAAGACTTTCAAAGCCTGGCAGAAATCATTGCTGGGATATGAGGAGGAGATTGCTGTCCTATCACATTTGGCGGCCCAGAAACCACAGAATTATTTGATCCGTACGCAACATATTGAGGCTTTGACTGCGAATGGAAAATATGATGAAGCCTTGAAAAACCTACAACAGATCTATCGTACCTTGCAAGCTTCTCAAGTAAACAGACCAGAGTTTGAATTGCTTTTTGCTGAGGTTTATGCCAAACAGGGAAAAACTAAGGAATTGAATGAGTTCTTGGACAAATTGATGGTCAGAGGTGGTGACCCGATCAGATTGGAGCCTCTATATAACCAAAGGTTAGTCAGGTTATTGGCTGATAACAATAGATTGGAGGACGCTAAGGTATTTCATCAGAAATTAAAAGCGAATACCACTTTGTTTTATAAATCATCCGATTTAGTTAGCCGGGCCTTGATCAATTTAAAAGAAAACAAATCGGACGAAGCATTAAGTCTTCTGGACGAAGCACTTGGAATATATCCTTACGAGGTTGACGGCATCAAATTGTTGAAGGAGTTAGGGAAATCTAATGCTAAAGCGGATAATATTTTAACTAATCGTTTAAAAGGAATGGAAATTCCAGCAATTTTATAG
- a CDS encoding S10 family peptidase, translating into MKRYILILSALIMAIAVQAQRMPLADSTIVTKHSVTANGQKFGYTAKTGTQPVWDQKGNVLATVHFTYYTRDDISNRAKRPLVISFNGGPGSGSVWMHLAYTGPRILNIDDEGYPLQPYGVKENPYSILDVADIVYIDPINTGYSRILDEKADRSLFFGTNADIKYLAEWINTFVTRNNRWASPKYLIGESYGTTRVSGLALELQNAQWMYLNGVILVSPTELGIKREGAVEKANFLPYYSATAWYHKKLGPELQNRDLEEFLPEVEKFTIEKLLPAIAKGSSISAAEKSEIIKQYSKYSGLSETVITQNNLDIPTALYWKELLRDQGKTVGRLDSRYIGIDFRDGGERPDYNSEITSWLHSFTPAINYYYTNELNYKADVKYNMFGPVHPWDRSNDNTGYNLRQAMAANPYLHLMVQSGYYDAACDYFNAKYNMWQMDPSGKLKSRMNWIGYRSGHMMYLRKEDLIKANEDIRQFIKKSLPAADQPAKY; encoded by the coding sequence ATGAAAAGATACATTTTAATATTATCAGCACTAATTATGGCGATTGCTGTACAGGCTCAACGAATGCCATTAGCAGATAGCACAATTGTTACAAAACACAGTGTTACTGCAAATGGACAGAAATTTGGCTATACAGCAAAGACCGGAACACAACCTGTTTGGGATCAAAAAGGAAATGTTTTAGCGACTGTACACTTCACCTATTACACCCGTGACGATATCAGCAACCGCGCAAAGAGACCATTGGTAATTTCCTTCAACGGTGGTCCTGGTTCAGGTTCAGTTTGGATGCATTTGGCATACACAGGTCCTAGGATTTTAAACATAGATGATGAAGGCTATCCATTACAGCCATATGGTGTTAAGGAAAACCCATATTCAATCTTGGATGTGGCCGACATCGTGTACATTGATCCGATCAATACCGGTTATTCACGTATTTTAGATGAAAAAGCTGATCGTTCTCTTTTCTTTGGTACCAATGCCGATATCAAATATCTTGCGGAATGGATCAATACCTTTGTAACTAGAAATAACCGTTGGGCATCTCCAAAATATTTAATTGGTGAAAGTTATGGTACCACCCGTGTTTCTGGATTAGCTTTGGAATTACAAAATGCACAATGGATGTACCTAAATGGGGTAATTTTGGTATCCCCAACTGAATTAGGTATTAAGAGAGAAGGTGCTGTTGAAAAAGCTAACTTTCTACCTTATTATTCTGCTACAGCTTGGTATCATAAAAAACTAGGTCCTGAGTTGCAAAACAGAGATTTAGAAGAGTTTCTTCCAGAGGTAGAGAAGTTCACTATTGAAAAGCTTTTACCAGCGATAGCAAAAGGATCAAGTATTAGTGCAGCAGAAAAATCCGAAATTATCAAGCAGTATTCCAAATATTCTGGATTGTCTGAAACTGTAATTACACAGAATAATTTGGATATCCCAACCGCATTATACTGGAAAGAGTTATTACGTGATCAAGGAAAAACTGTAGGTCGCTTGGATTCCAGATATATTGGAATTGACTTCCGTGATGGTGGGGAACGCCCAGATTATAATTCGGAAATTACATCATGGTTACATTCATTTACTCCGGCCATTAATTATTATTATACCAATGAACTAAACTATAAAGCAGACGTAAAATATAATATGTTCGGACCTGTTCATCCTTGGGACAGAAGCAATGATAATACAGGTTATAACCTAAGACAAGCGATGGCAGCTAACCCTTACTTGCATTTAATGGTGCAGTCAGGTTACTATGATGCTGCCTGTGATTATTTCAATGCTAAATATAATATGTGGCAAATGGATCCTTCCGGTAAATTAAAATCAAGAATGAACTGGATTGGATACAGAAGTGGTCACATGATGTACTTACGTAAAGAAGATCTAATCAAAGCGAACGAAGATATTCGTCAATTCATTAAAAAATCTTTACCAGCAGCTGATCAACCAGCTAAATACTAG